The following proteins come from a genomic window of Gimesia chilikensis:
- the mug gene encoding G/U mismatch-specific DNA glycosylase has translation MEEIWKPTAEEVEQAIHKQLPDLIEEGLKALFVGTNPGLYSAAVGHHFARPGNRFWPAMHRGKITERLYSPFEDYKLLKRGGGLTNIVSRASKRADELSKEELYEGARILTEKVIKYRPQKVVFLGITSYRKAFQQKDAQLGLQKRQIGKADVWVLPNPSGLNAHYQLPELGKIFSRMWRK, from the coding sequence ATGGAAGAAATCTGGAAGCCAACCGCCGAGGAGGTCGAACAGGCCATCCATAAGCAGCTTCCCGATCTGATTGAAGAGGGGCTGAAAGCCCTGTTTGTCGGGACTAATCCAGGTCTGTATTCAGCCGCGGTCGGGCACCACTTTGCCCGGCCCGGCAACCGCTTCTGGCCTGCAATGCATCGGGGGAAAATCACCGAACGGCTCTACTCCCCGTTCGAAGACTATAAACTGCTCAAGCGGGGTGGTGGGCTGACCAACATTGTCAGCAGAGCCTCCAAACGGGCCGACGAACTCTCGAAAGAAGAGCTCTACGAGGGAGCCCGGATTCTCACGGAAAAAGTCATCAAGTACCGACCGCAGAAGGTCGTCTTTCTGGGGATCACCTCCTACCGTAAAGCGTTTCAGCAGAAAGATGCGCAGCTCGGACTGCAGAAACGCCAGATCGGGAAAGCCGACGTCTGGGTGCTGCCGAACCCCAGCGGGTTGAACGCCCACTATCAGCTCCCGGAACTGGGCAAGATCTTCTCGCGGATGTGGCGGAAATAG